One part of the Acetoanaerobium sticklandii genome encodes these proteins:
- a CDS encoding zinc ribbon domain-containing protein, with translation MNEQNDKNEISSQRKGLYYTGLVLVVIGIMMFMSTFVLSMMNPFGGNPFMNAVIGMIMIMIGNMLMAVGRRGLAGSGIILDPNQAREDLKPYSKQAGGMINDALEEVDVIQNTRDDSQAIKIRCRNCKGLNDENARYCNHCGKEL, from the coding sequence ATGAATGAGCAAAATGATAAAAATGAAATTTCATCACAAAGAAAAGGACTTTATTATACTGGATTAGTGCTTGTGGTGATAGGGATAATGATGTTTATGTCTACCTTTGTGCTATCTATGATGAATCCTTTCGGTGGAAATCCGTTTATGAATGCAGTTATAGGGATGATTATGATAATGATAGGAAATATGCTTATGGCTGTGGGAAGAAGAGGATTAGCAGGGAGTGGTATAATTCTTGACCCAAATCAAGCTAGAGAAGATTTAAAACCTTATTCTAAACAAGCTGGTGGAATGATAAATGATGCATTAGAAGAAGTGGATGTGATTCAAAATACAAGAGATGATTCGCAGGCTATAAAAATAAGATGTAGGAATTGCAAAGGGCTAAATGATGAAAATGCTAGATATTGTAATCACTGCGGCAAAGAACTATAA
- a CDS encoding diguanylate cyclase yields the protein MNFDVYSATIGITIAIVFQFIALIFHVKMHKKEQFIMWWVLGMGLRVVGLLTIYLRTFPSLNRGALIVSNALTIFGQGAFFIAIESYLNKNIKVNKLKTILATGIIVLIYFSVFSEITVLRMLTTSIVLLVFSVLIVRRLYLSKSDDNKDNMNFMIATFSLNAIYWITRAAIVIFILPTHPEIYDIILIFSYIMVLLVCTLGTLGLILLINKNLVEREEKERLKAEKERLKFLTIIETSPDLILVSKLSDGEIILANKVFLDTLGYETDEVVGKTTLELNIWENSETRAKFANDLKINKKLSHYENRFVRKNKTKFIGSMSVSTITIEDEVFIISIARDVTELKEIEEILQESKNKFETIAMSSASWEAWFDEKGVLVWTNDLVEEITGFTLEESFEKDDLIRNLLISDDSQEILDQKFKTTLEMQKNGTSEARIKSKDGSCKWILINWRHVISDKKEFKGFRTSIVDITEKKKAEFAATELAQQLKKEKEVAERNSLTDGMTGLANRRYLDEQIMLEYFRMKRTGEKLSIIMLDVDFFKLYNDAYGHLQGDECLKTVAKVLKTTIKRATDIAARYGGEEFVVLLPDTDEIGAIKVAETLRANVEAMKMEHKDSKISDVVTVSIGVATFDKHSLVAPENLVQKADEALYEAKNSGRNKVMPRAEELKVLDSSDFLKVVWSSKFESGHEGIDAQHKELFDDSNEIFETILSIKTKEEQLESLMKIIDDLKEHFDYEEEVLREIGYPEVNYHAVSHMNLMNNAKLFIDKFQKDEVEIIEVLNFIIFEVIADHLYRQDRLYFPYLEKV from the coding sequence TTGAATTTTGATGTATACAGTGCAACAATAGGGATAACTATTGCTATAGTATTTCAATTTATAGCACTTATTTTTCATGTTAAAATGCATAAAAAAGAGCAGTTTATAATGTGGTGGGTTCTAGGGATGGGACTTAGAGTTGTAGGTTTGTTGACTATATATTTAAGGACGTTTCCTTCTTTAAATAGAGGAGCTCTTATAGTATCAAATGCACTTACGATTTTTGGTCAAGGAGCTTTTTTTATAGCAATTGAATCGTATTTAAATAAAAATATAAAAGTAAATAAATTAAAAACAATTCTAGCCACAGGAATTATAGTATTGATATACTTTTCTGTATTCTCAGAGATTACAGTATTGCGCATGTTAACCACATCTATAGTGTTGTTAGTTTTCTCTGTTTTAATAGTCAGAAGACTTTATTTATCCAAGTCGGATGACAACAAAGATAATATGAATTTTATGATAGCAACTTTTTCACTTAATGCTATTTACTGGATTACTAGAGCTGCGATTGTGATTTTTATTTTACCAACTCATCCCGAAATCTACGACATAATATTGATATTTAGCTATATTATGGTGCTTTTAGTTTGCACTTTAGGAACTTTGGGCCTAATACTTCTTATTAATAAAAATCTTGTAGAGAGAGAAGAAAAAGAGCGTTTGAAGGCAGAAAAAGAAAGACTTAAGTTTTTAACTATAATTGAAACAAGTCCTGATTTAATATTAGTATCAAAACTGTCTGACGGAGAGATAATACTTGCAAATAAAGTTTTTCTAGATACTTTAGGATACGAGACTGATGAAGTAGTTGGTAAAACTACTCTGGAACTAAATATATGGGAAAATAGTGAGACGAGAGCAAAATTTGCAAATGATTTAAAAATAAATAAAAAATTAAGTCATTATGAAAACAGATTTGTAAGAAAAAATAAAACTAAATTTATAGGAAGCATGTCTGTTTCTACTATTACTATAGAGGATGAAGTTTTTATTATCAGTATTGCAAGAGATGTGACAGAGCTTAAGGAAATAGAGGAAATACTTCAAGAAAGTAAAAATAAGTTTGAAACTATTGCCATGAGCTCCGCTTCTTGGGAAGCTTGGTTTGATGAAAAAGGAGTACTAGTTTGGACCAATGATTTGGTAGAAGAAATTACAGGATTTACTTTAGAAGAGAGTTTTGAAAAGGATGATTTAATCAGGAATCTATTAATTTCAGATGATAGCCAGGAGATTTTAGACCAGAAATTTAAAACTACTCTTGAGATGCAAAAAAACGGGACATCTGAAGCTAGAATAAAAAGTAAGGATGGAAGCTGCAAGTGGATATTGATAAATTGGAGACATGTAATTAGTGATAAAAAAGAGTTTAAGGGATTCAGAACGAGTATAGTTGATATAACAGAAAAGAAAAAAGCTGAATTTGCAGCTACAGAGTTAGCCCAGCAACTTAAAAAAGAAAAGGAAGTAGCTGAAAGAAACTCACTTACAGATGGTATGACAGGACTAGCAAATAGAAGATATCTAGATGAACAGATTATGCTTGAATATTTTAGAATGAAGCGTACTGGTGAGAAATTATCGATTATTATGCTTGATGTAGATTTTTTCAAGCTATACAACGACGCCTATGGACACCTGCAAGGCGATGAGTGTTTAAAAACAGTAGCGAAAGTTCTAAAGACAACTATAAAAAGAGCCACAGATATAGCTGCAAGATATGGAGGAGAGGAGTTTGTAGTTCTGCTTCCCGATACCGATGAGATAGGAGCTATAAAGGTGGCTGAAACTTTAAGAGCAAATGTTGAGGCTATGAAGATGGAGCACAAGGATTCGAAAATTTCTGATGTAGTTACAGTTAGTATAGGCGTGGCTACTTTTGATAAGCATAGCCTTGTTGCACCTGAAAATTTAGTTCAAAAAGCAGATGAAGCTCTTTATGAAGCAAAAAATTCAGGAAGAAATAAGGTGATGCCGCGTGCTGAGGAATTAAAAGTACTAGATTCATCAGATTTTTTAAAGGTGGTATGGTCATCGAAGTTTGAATCAGGACATGAAGGAATAGATGCTCAGCATAAGGAGTTGTTTGATGACTCTAATGAAATATTTGAAACGATACTTTCTATCAAAACTAAAGAAGAGCAACTTGAATCTCTTATGAAGATTATAGATGATTTGAAGGAGCATTTTGATTATGAGGAAGAAGTTTTAAGAGAAATAGGTTATCCTGAAGTGAATTATCACGCAGTATCTCATATGAATTTAATGAACAATGCTAAGCTTTTTATTGATAAGTTTCAAAAAGATGAAGTTGAAATTATAGAGGTGCTTAACTTTATTATATTTGAAGTAATAGCAGATCATCTTTATAGACAAGATAGACTGTATTTTCCATATCTAGAAAAAGTATAA
- a CDS encoding S-layer homology domain-containing protein codes for MNWEKFKNLKIIILSILLIWVTIPPIPVYAAENEITINTDQVFQLPAGETDIYAITISDGAQNVTIRGNYDPLNPDRQQKVVILVKTTTNLNLTLENVNFNGSLKDNVQYAPLMLIGNGSTSFTVNLYIKGQNKLTGGYLSSGIGVDYNCHLIIDKAVGENDNTAKLIAQAGPRATEKTVPGNFYTGAAGIGGSPLLPGNFYYGSGKITIQGGTIIATGQGNGAGIGATSVTGFGDIIINGGIVEGYSSSHGGAGIGAAHESKKGGKIYINGGSVLAHAHNDSFSAGIGGSTHGGPCEINITGGTVTGHAWNGSFGGAGIGSGYRGDACTINISGGQISAEGGGYGPGIGGGGALNDINKPGSTINISGGNIVSGGVINSGTYNGNAGIGGAQGSPGGTINISGGNVTAYGGYYGDEHNPHGGAGIGCGEGGNRCTINITGGEIEATGGVGAAGIGSGNGDSLSSVDEINISKVADILKITAQGGYFSAGIGGGYNSSGGKIRISGGEILATGGIHGSGIGTGTDNFANPKNETSDIEISGGSIISIGNGWGAGIGGSTGSSGGKIHISGGDITARGIGFGAAIGGGNRASGGDITLSGGTIRAIAEGINYNGQAISAVPLGGGHNGAGANIIIQGKPSLLLSKEGVPTNSPLIGAHGDQPVADQGSFKYKDSLSNITDISLLEIKTVGSEGPLEDVDISINSQSDVCGEGTYKTDSQGICTLFVKLNEALTYNARKSMFLASTGTITPTEKIHPLINLNLDSNTATTIESINISEDASYIDLTFNKGVYSNGAARALLSKNDLDLDFDSNGSTLTSIGVEELTTTNNTPLVGGENIIRISLDLSSMPEGVETIKIRPSGDNVIFDQNGDPMAQSQESETVTLPDKKAPSINNAILNVTTSSSLSITWEQATDLGTTADNLEYNVYQSISDNIGSVESAEQNGHSRFGYRKNINQETLSGLLSLTEYYFTVIVKDEAGNKACYDAVNLVSPELTTPGIIRVEKATDDSYIDIFFSDGLYGDSSQNTPISKEMLTLLFNRNQGIASNAEIISITNLNETDLTGGGNAIRVFINVDGVSDGLESIEIIPLDGNSLFDDKGTPMDASSTTGKLFLCDNQGPLVLDSILKRSVVSGSDKERIEWSKAEDSLTPASQLEYILYYSLENNITTLDEAEVNGVVMMDYTKDQTSFDIPRISNAKPCYFNVIVKDNANNKTTYTPLAVIPDIPIIPDTPIPYTRDKKEKPDIVLEKPLEVSIDVASLTKSSNEIITLETRMAKFLLPANMFTPEMVGNAKIATFYARPITNIELSKELKSIFGERPILDIGIKLDGKEFSWRNPSAPIKIVSSFQATKEELENPEKIVAWYIDDENKATPISSTKYNLEADTISFTTTHLSQFGASLHHRHFQDVASGFWAQKPIEILASKGILDGRNENNFEPSSPITRAEYLSALVKAMDLHAKEGEQFDDIEISCKYRNEINVARALGLTTGIGDNYFAPDKLITRQDMMVLTANCLQKLNRLDSDINTSSLSSFYDCNEISPYAIDSIACLVNNGLVTGDNGYINPKSNITRAETAALVYKIYQQFH; via the coding sequence ATGAATTGGGAAAAATTTAAAAATCTAAAAATAATAATCTTATCAATATTGCTGATTTGGGTTACTATACCACCAATTCCGGTATATGCTGCTGAAAATGAGATTACTATCAATACTGACCAAGTATTTCAACTCCCAGCAGGAGAAACAGATATTTATGCAATAACTATTTCAGATGGTGCTCAAAATGTAACAATAAGAGGAAACTATGACCCTCTTAATCCAGATAGACAACAAAAAGTTGTCATATTAGTTAAAACAACAACTAATCTTAATTTGACTTTAGAAAATGTGAATTTTAATGGTAGCTTAAAAGATAATGTTCAATATGCTCCACTTATGTTGATTGGCAATGGTTCAACTTCATTTACAGTTAACCTTTATATTAAAGGGCAAAACAAACTTACTGGCGGATATCTTAGTTCAGGAATCGGTGTAGATTATAATTGCCATCTTATCATCGATAAAGCGGTAGGTGAAAATGATAATACAGCTAAATTGATTGCTCAAGCAGGTCCTAGAGCAACAGAAAAAACTGTTCCTGGCAATTTTTACACTGGAGCCGCAGGGATTGGTGGGTCTCCTCTTTTGCCAGGAAATTTCTACTATGGAAGTGGTAAGATAACTATTCAAGGAGGAACAATAATTGCAACTGGCCAAGGAAACGGAGCTGGGATTGGCGCAACCTCAGTAACGGGTTTTGGCGATATAATAATTAACGGTGGAATCGTAGAAGGATACAGTTCCTCTCATGGTGGTGCTGGCATAGGAGCTGCCCATGAATCAAAAAAAGGAGGTAAAATCTATATTAACGGTGGCTCGGTGCTCGCACACGCACATAATGATTCCTTTAGTGCTGGAATTGGCGGTTCTACACATGGAGGACCTTGTGAAATCAATATCACTGGCGGAACTGTTACTGGTCATGCGTGGAATGGTTCCTTTGGTGGCGCAGGTATCGGAAGTGGTTATCGCGGTGATGCATGCACTATTAATATAAGTGGTGGTCAAATATCAGCAGAGGGCGGAGGCTACGGCCCGGGAATTGGCGGCGGCGGAGCATTAAACGATATTAACAAGCCTGGTAGTACGATTAATATTAGTGGCGGAAACATAGTTTCAGGAGGAGTTATAAACAGTGGTACATATAATGGTAATGCGGGTATCGGTGGAGCACAAGGCTCTCCAGGCGGGACAATCAATATAAGCGGTGGTAATGTAACTGCTTATGGTGGGTATTATGGTGATGAACATAACCCTCATGGCGGAGCTGGAATCGGTTGCGGAGAAGGTGGTAACAGATGCACAATCAATATTACCGGTGGAGAAATTGAAGCTACTGGTGGTGTTGGAGCTGCTGGGATAGGTAGTGGAAATGGAGATTCTCTAAGTTCAGTAGATGAAATTAATATTTCTAAAGTTGCTGATATTCTCAAAATCACTGCTCAAGGCGGGTATTTTTCCGCAGGAATTGGTGGTGGATATAACTCTTCTGGTGGAAAAATTAGAATTAGTGGTGGAGAAATTCTAGCTACTGGCGGAATACATGGTTCTGGTATTGGAACTGGTACTGACAATTTTGCTAACCCTAAAAACGAGACTTCTGATATAGAAATTAGTGGCGGTAGCATCATTTCCATAGGTAATGGTTGGGGCGCCGGTATAGGTGGTAGTACTGGTTCTAGTGGAGGTAAGATACATATTAGCGGTGGAGATATAACAGCTAGAGGAATTGGCTTTGGTGCAGCAATAGGCGGCGGGAATAGAGCGAGTGGTGGAGATATTACTCTTAGTGGAGGAACTATTAGAGCTATTGCAGAAGGAATTAATTATAACGGTCAAGCTATAAGTGCCGTTCCCCTTGGTGGTGGTCATAATGGAGCTGGAGCAAATATAATTATTCAAGGCAAGCCTTCACTATTACTTTCTAAAGAAGGTGTTCCTACAAATTCCCCTTTAATAGGTGCTCATGGTGACCAACCAGTAGCAGACCAAGGTAGCTTTAAATACAAAGACTCTCTTAGCAATATTACTGATATATCTTTACTAGAGATAAAAACTGTAGGAAGTGAAGGTCCTCTAGAAGATGTTGATATAAGTATCAATTCTCAAAGTGATGTCTGTGGTGAAGGAACCTATAAAACTGATTCCCAAGGCATATGCACTCTTTTTGTAAAGTTAAATGAAGCTTTAACTTATAATGCTAGGAAATCTATGTTTTTAGCTTCTACTGGAACAATAACTCCTACAGAAAAAATACATCCACTAATAAATTTAAATCTAGATTCAAATACAGCTACAACTATTGAATCAATAAACATTTCTGAAGATGCATCATATATAGACTTAACTTTTAACAAGGGAGTTTACTCAAATGGGGCTGCAAGGGCTCTCCTATCTAAAAACGATTTAGACTTAGACTTTGATAGTAATGGAAGTACCTTAACGAGCATAGGGGTAGAAGAATTAACTACTACAAATAATACTCCATTAGTTGGAGGCGAAAATATTATTCGCATATCTCTTGACTTAAGTAGTATGCCTGAAGGTGTAGAGACTATAAAAATACGCCCAAGTGGAGATAATGTAATATTTGACCAAAATGGAGATCCAATGGCACAAAGTCAAGAATCAGAAACCGTTACTCTCCCAGACAAAAAAGCTCCTAGTATTAATAATGCTATTCTCAACGTTACAACATCTAGCAGTCTATCAATAACTTGGGAGCAAGCTACAGATTTAGGTACTACTGCAGATAATCTAGAGTACAATGTATATCAATCTATATCAGATAACATAGGCTCTGTAGAGTCTGCTGAGCAAAATGGTCATTCTAGATTTGGATATAGAAAAAATATCAATCAAGAGACTTTATCTGGATTACTATCATTAACTGAATATTACTTTACTGTTATTGTAAAAGATGAAGCCGGAAATAAGGCTTGCTATGACGCTGTTAATTTAGTGAGTCCAGAATTAACTACTCCTGGTATAATCCGAGTTGAAAAAGCTACAGATGATAGCTATATAGATATTTTCTTTAGTGATGGATTATACGGAGACTCTAGCCAAAATACTCCTATATCAAAAGAAATGCTTACTCTATTGTTTAATCGAAACCAAGGTATAGCATCAAATGCTGAAATCATCTCTATAACAAATCTAAATGAAACAGATTTGACTGGAGGGGGAAATGCTATTAGAGTATTTATAAATGTAGATGGTGTAAGCGATGGATTAGAGTCCATTGAAATTATACCTTTAGATGGTAACTCCTTATTTGATGACAAAGGCACTCCTATGGATGCATCCTCAACTACTGGAAAGCTCTTTTTGTGTGACAATCAAGGACCTTTAGTTTTAGATAGCATTTTAAAAAGAAGCGTAGTTTCTGGTAGCGATAAGGAGCGTATAGAGTGGAGTAAGGCAGAGGATTCTCTTACTCCTGCTAGTCAATTAGAATATATTCTTTATTACTCTTTAGAAAACAATATTACAACTTTAGATGAAGCTGAAGTAAATGGAGTTGTAATGATGGATTATACCAAAGACCAAACTTCATTTGATATTCCAAGAATTTCAAATGCAAAGCCTTGCTATTTTAATGTTATCGTAAAGGATAATGCAAATAATAAAACTACTTATACTCCACTTGCAGTTATCCCTGATATCCCTATTATTCCTGATACTCCAATACCTTATACTCGGGATAAAAAAGAGAAGCCTGATATAGTTTTAGAGAAACCTTTAGAGGTCTCAATAGATGTGGCTTCACTAACAAAATCAAGTAACGAAATTATCACCCTTGAAACTAGAATGGCAAAATTTTTACTTCCTGCCAACATGTTCACACCAGAAATGGTAGGCAATGCAAAAATAGCAACCTTCTATGCACGACCTATTACGAATATAGAGCTATCCAAAGAATTAAAATCAATTTTTGGAGAAAGACCTATTTTAGATATTGGAATTAAATTAGATGGCAAAGAATTTTCATGGAGAAATCCATCTGCTCCAATCAAAATTGTATCAAGCTTTCAAGCCACAAAAGAGGAGCTAGAAAATCCCGAAAAAATTGTAGCTTGGTATATTGATGACGAAAATAAAGCTACACCTATTTCTAGTACAAAATACAATCTAGAAGCTGACACCATAAGCTTTACAACTACACACCTAAGTCAATTTGGAGCAAGTTTACATCATAGACATTTTCAAGATGTAGCATCAGGGTTTTGGGCTCAAAAACCTATAGAAATATTAGCAAGCAAAGGTATTCTAGATGGAAGAAATGAAAACAATTTTGAACCTTCTTCTCCAATAACAAGAGCCGAATATTTATCAGCCTTAGTAAAAGCAATGGATCTTCATGCAAAAGAAGGAGAACAATTTGATGATATCGAAATATCTTGTAAGTACAGAAATGAAATTAATGTTGCTAGAGCTCTTGGTCTAACAACAGGTATCGGTGATAATTATTTTGCCCCAGATAAGCTAATCACTCGCCAAGACATGATGGTATTGACTGCAAACTGTCTGCAAAAGCTAAATAGACTAGACTCTGATATAAATACATCATCACTTTCTTCTTTTTATGATTGCAATGAAATTTCTCCATACGCAATTGATAGCATTGCTTGTTTGGTTAATAATGGTCTTGTTACTGGTGATAACGGATATATAAATCCAAAATCAAATATAACTCGCGCAGAAACAGCTGCACTGGTTTATAAAATTTATCAACAATTTCATTAA
- a CDS encoding sensor domain-containing diguanylate cyclase, with the protein MIDLFSFLIGGFVVGIFLTFILNYFINKFKKEKLKFMTIIETSPDSVVVTNLSDGKIVIANNNFMQKMQYSMEELLDETTVSIKIWKDQCSRENFLNAIKNSENIEKYEDYLYAKDGSKFLGCISANKMSIDGEEYIISIIRDVTKVRETEKKLLESERKYKELAEQLKLEKEIAEKNSLTDGLTGLANRRYLEDRIFYEFARMKRTWMELSIIMIDVDYFKLYNDTYGHMQGDECLKIVANELNNSVKRATDLVARYGGEEFVVLLPNTGKEEAHMMATSMKKNIENLKIIHELSDVSSYVTVSVGVATFNRDTKLPCNMLIQQADEALYLAKDYGRNQVVAANL; encoded by the coding sequence ATGATAGATTTATTTAGTTTTCTTATAGGAGGATTTGTAGTAGGAATATTTTTAACTTTTATTCTAAACTATTTCATAAATAAATTTAAAAAAGAAAAGTTAAAATTTATGACTATAATAGAAACTAGTCCAGATTCTGTTGTTGTTACTAATCTAAGTGACGGGAAAATTGTTATAGCGAATAATAATTTTATGCAAAAAATGCAGTATTCTATGGAAGAGCTTTTAGATGAGACTACTGTATCTATAAAAATATGGAAAGACCAATGTTCAAGAGAAAATTTTCTAAATGCCATAAAAAATAGTGAAAACATAGAAAAATATGAAGACTATTTATATGCTAAGGATGGTAGTAAATTTCTTGGATGTATTTCAGCCAACAAAATGAGTATTGATGGAGAGGAATATATAATCTCTATTATTAGAGATGTCACAAAGGTAAGAGAAACAGAGAAAAAGCTTTTGGAAAGCGAAAGAAAATATAAAGAATTAGCAGAACAGTTGAAGCTTGAAAAAGAAATAGCGGAGAAGAATTCTTTGACGGATGGACTTACAGGACTAGCCAATAGAAGGTATTTAGAGGATAGGATTTTCTATGAATTTGCAAGGATGAAAAGAACTTGGATGGAGCTATCCATCATAATGATAGATGTAGATTACTTTAAACTATATAACGATACCTATGGTCATATGCAGGGTGATGAATGCTTAAAAATTGTTGCGAATGAACTTAATAACAGTGTTAAAAGAGCTACGGATTTGGTTGCTAGATATGGAGGAGAGGAATTTGTAGTGTTGCTTCCAAACACAGGCAAAGAAGAGGCTCATATGATGGCAACTAGCATGAAGAAAAATATTGAGAATCTAAAAATAATACATGAGCTTTCGGATGTTTCTAGCTATGTAACTGTAAGCGTAGGGGTAGCAACGTTTAATAGAGATACAAAGTTGCCATGCAATATGCTAATACAGCAGGCTGACGAAGCTTTATATCTTGCAAAGGATTATGGAAGAAACCAGGTTGTTGCAGCAAATTTGTAA
- a CDS encoding LuxR C-terminal-related transcriptional regulator has protein sequence MNLNLITKGYMSVREVSSKWNISPRRIQKLCSEGRISGAYRLGNSWLIPESATQPTDPRKKTTSKINNSLSNISEHQVIPRDKLIQYIQSKKYTEILSLDFTPWIFEEIDSVSFLEIALDIYKEIKYNLDNIKPISALRLALALLTGKNYKEFDDLINEISHKLNIQEKTKDIDYLKADLHLLLAWRELPYLPKMIEHVKIATSLLGSSHSRLITPEFPWGFGVHTQLSLFHYIPGNLSEELENLSYFLKLYTPLTQGHGTGADVLMQAEIAHMQGNFQASEMLSYQASFLAQSKNQTIIQLGSAFLLAEISIFKSNPSTWEQAINFMEQAIINHPKNNFLHIEVELLRSCLLNELNLPDRLPDWIKTGTLSKKLPSHLYQGFCFIHANYLMHKQEYAKLVGCTKAFLELLSPTDFYIRTLFTLLCAIGHLGIGNIEKSEELLVETSQLIIQDDFLFLLSVYSWGLNNIPERLIRDRYPIHLAKYLEIKNQFLEGYNSLRQEYGETFPSDLTAREKEVAILASKGLRNTEISEKLMISENTVKYHLRSIFQKLDVDRRNKLAEKLNVL, from the coding sequence ATGAATCTTAATCTAATTACTAAAGGATATATGTCAGTTAGAGAAGTATCGAGTAAATGGAACATTTCACCAAGACGCATACAAAAGCTCTGTAGCGAAGGAAGAATTTCTGGAGCATATAGATTAGGAAATTCATGGCTGATTCCTGAAAGTGCCACTCAGCCTACTGATCCTAGAAAAAAAACTACATCAAAAATAAATAACTCGTTGTCAAATATATCAGAGCACCAAGTTATTCCAAGAGATAAGCTTATACAATATATCCAGTCAAAGAAATATACCGAAATACTTTCTTTAGATTTTACCCCTTGGATTTTTGAAGAAATTGATTCTGTTTCATTTTTAGAAATAGCTCTTGACATATATAAGGAAATCAAATATAACCTTGATAATATTAAACCCATTTCTGCTTTAAGACTGGCATTAGCTCTTCTTACAGGTAAAAATTACAAAGAGTTTGATGACCTTATTAATGAAATTAGCCATAAACTAAATATCCAAGAAAAAACTAAAGATATTGACTATTTAAAAGCCGATTTGCATCTGCTATTAGCGTGGAGAGAACTTCCTTATCTTCCAAAAATGATTGAACATGTAAAAATAGCTACCTCCTTGCTAGGCAGCTCTCATTCAAGATTAATTACTCCTGAATTTCCTTGGGGGTTCGGTGTACATACTCAATTATCGCTTTTTCATTATATCCCTGGCAATCTAAGCGAAGAACTTGAAAATCTCTCTTATTTTCTAAAACTCTATACACCATTAACTCAAGGTCATGGTACTGGAGCAGATGTTTTAATGCAAGCTGAAATAGCTCATATGCAAGGAAATTTTCAAGCTTCAGAAATGCTATCTTATCAAGCAAGCTTTCTAGCACAAAGTAAAAATCAAACAATAATTCAATTAGGCTCTGCATTTCTACTTGCAGAAATATCCATTTTTAAATCTAATCCCTCGACTTGGGAGCAAGCTATAAACTTTATGGAGCAAGCAATAATCAATCACCCAAAGAATAATTTTTTACATATCGAGGTTGAGCTTTTACGTTCATGTCTTTTAAATGAACTCAATCTTCCAGATAGGCTTCCTGACTGGATAAAAACTGGAACTCTATCAAAGAAACTGCCATCTCATCTTTATCAAGGATTTTGTTTTATTCATGCTAACTACTTAATGCACAAACAAGAATATGCTAAATTGGTTGGATGTACAAAAGCTTTCTTAGAGCTTTTATCTCCTACTGATTTCTATATCCGCACTCTATTTACATTGCTATGTGCTATAGGTCATCTAGGAATAGGTAATATAGAAAAATCAGAAGAACTACTTGTAGAAACATCCCAGCTCATAATTCAAGATGACTTTTTATTTCTTCTTTCTGTATATAGTTGGGGGTTAAATAATATTCCTGAAAGACTCATCCGTGACCGCTACCCTATCCATCTAGCTAAATACTTAGAAATTAAAAATCAATTTTTGGAAGGTTATAACTCATTGCGTCAAGAATATGGAGAAACATTCCCTTCAGATTTAACAGCTCGAGAAAAAGAAGTAGCAATTCTTGCAAGCAAAGGATTACGTAACACAGAAATCTCAGAAAAGCTTATGATAAGCGAAAATACAGTAAAATATCATCTTAGAAGCATATTTCAGAAACTTGATGTTGATAGAAGAAACAAACTAGCCGAAAAATTAAATGTATTATAG